A single genomic interval of uncultured Pseudodesulfovibrio sp. harbors:
- the pheT gene encoding phenylalanine--tRNA ligase subunit beta produces MLVSLNWLREFVPYEGDIQVLGDKLTMLGLELEGIDDPFENIKDIVVGHVVECEKHPEAEKLSVCTVDVGGPETLTIVCGAPNVGKGQKVPVATVGTVMPEGMKIKKAKLRGIKSFGMICSERELGFSEDHDGIWVLDDSFKVGDKLVDALNLERTVFDFDITPNRADCLSILGFARETALAFDLPLTMPKLDLVEAGGNVNDEIKILIDDPELCPLYNGRVLHGVETRKAPDWMRFKLLSLGQRPISNIVDCTNYIMFELGQPLHAFDLGKIEEATIRVAPATDGMKFTTLDDVERTLTANDLLIWDGKKPVALAGVMGGANSEMGDGSSSVLLEAAVFRPGTIRKTARRLALPSDASYRFERGVDQVMNRFAMDRAAQLMAETSGGTVVSGVASNEPKPWQDREHGYRHARCMSLLGLDLEPEFAKKVFEGEGCTVDDSDAANWKVSSPSHRLDLEREVDLYEEVGRVYGLDRIPAVLPKVAKSLETVAGGTEYAFIKRIKTWGAGAGLNEAVNYSFVGDDDLDRLNLPAEGRVHIANPLSADQNTMRTDIAPGLLNTLKNNLAQGNNHIRIFEVAKRFEADAESETETREHVRLGVLLYGPRHATEWPWQDGEADYLDIKGHVEHVIEDHLKLAEPEFALVEGHSYLEPCVEVKLEDKVVGFMGKVKSDIADFYHAKKEAWLADLDLDLLREIVDSHKITFAPLPVFPPSRRDVTVIGPSTLPASAIRQAIENAGVSILESVELVAEFVPEGQEEERNLSFRLTYRHPSKTLKDKQVDKEHKKVLAALEKDLPIRF; encoded by the coding sequence ATGTTAGTCAGCTTAAATTGGTTGCGTGAGTTTGTTCCCTACGAGGGCGACATTCAGGTGCTTGGTGACAAGCTCACCATGCTCGGCCTTGAACTCGAAGGCATCGATGATCCTTTCGAAAATATCAAGGACATCGTTGTCGGTCATGTCGTGGAGTGCGAAAAGCACCCTGAAGCCGAAAAACTTTCGGTCTGCACCGTTGACGTGGGCGGTCCCGAGACCCTGACCATCGTCTGCGGCGCTCCGAATGTGGGCAAGGGCCAGAAGGTTCCTGTCGCCACGGTCGGCACCGTCATGCCCGAGGGCATGAAAATCAAGAAGGCCAAGCTGCGCGGCATCAAGTCGTTCGGCATGATCTGTTCTGAACGTGAACTCGGTTTTTCCGAAGATCATGACGGCATCTGGGTCCTTGATGATTCCTTCAAGGTCGGTGACAAGCTCGTCGACGCATTGAATCTGGAACGCACCGTATTTGATTTCGACATCACGCCCAACCGCGCTGACTGTCTGTCCATCCTCGGTTTCGCACGCGAGACCGCGCTGGCATTCGACCTGCCGTTGACCATGCCGAAGCTGGACCTCGTCGAAGCGGGCGGCAACGTCAACGATGAAATCAAAATTCTTATCGACGACCCGGAGCTCTGTCCGTTGTACAACGGCCGCGTTCTGCACGGCGTCGAGACCCGCAAGGCTCCGGACTGGATGCGCTTCAAGCTCCTGTCCCTGGGCCAGCGTCCCATCAGCAACATCGTCGACTGCACCAACTACATCATGTTCGAGCTTGGTCAGCCGCTGCATGCCTTTGACCTCGGCAAGATCGAGGAGGCCACCATCCGCGTGGCCCCGGCGACAGACGGCATGAAGTTCACTACGCTTGACGATGTCGAGCGGACCCTGACCGCCAATGACCTGCTCATCTGGGACGGCAAGAAGCCGGTGGCGCTTGCTGGCGTCATGGGCGGAGCCAACTCCGAGATGGGTGACGGTTCTTCCAGCGTCCTCCTTGAGGCCGCTGTTTTCCGTCCGGGCACCATCCGCAAGACCGCCCGCCGTCTGGCGCTGCCGTCCGATGCGTCCTACCGTTTCGAACGCGGTGTCGATCAGGTCATGAACCGGTTCGCCATGGATCGCGCTGCACAGCTCATGGCCGAGACATCCGGTGGAACCGTGGTGTCCGGTGTGGCTTCCAACGAGCCCAAGCCGTGGCAGGACCGTGAACACGGTTACCGCCATGCTCGCTGCATGAGCCTGCTCGGCCTTGATTTGGAGCCGGAATTCGCCAAGAAGGTTTTCGAGGGCGAAGGCTGCACGGTCGACGATTCCGATGCCGCCAACTGGAAAGTTTCCTCCCCGTCCCACCGCCTCGATCTGGAGCGCGAAGTGGACCTCTACGAAGAAGTAGGCCGTGTGTACGGCCTTGACCGCATCCCGGCTGTGCTGCCCAAGGTCGCCAAGTCCTTGGAAACCGTGGCAGGCGGAACCGAATATGCCTTTATCAAGCGCATCAAGACATGGGGTGCAGGTGCAGGCCTGAACGAGGCGGTCAACTACAGCTTTGTCGGTGACGACGATCTTGATCGTCTGAATCTGCCCGCCGAGGGACGTGTGCATATCGCCAACCCCTTGAGCGCCGACCAGAACACCATGCGTACCGATATCGCACCCGGTCTTCTGAATACGCTCAAGAACAACCTTGCTCAGGGCAACAACCATATCCGTATTTTCGAGGTCGCCAAGCGGTTCGAGGCTGATGCCGAGTCCGAGACCGAGACTCGCGAGCATGTCCGTCTCGGCGTTCTGCTCTACGGCCCGCGCCATGCGACCGAATGGCCGTGGCAGGACGGTGAAGCCGATTACCTCGATATCAAGGGACATGTTGAGCATGTCATTGAGGATCACCTGAAACTCGCCGAGCCGGAGTTCGCTCTGGTGGAAGGGCACAGCTATCTTGAGCCGTGTGTCGAGGTGAAGCTTGAAGACAAGGTCGTGGGCTTCATGGGCAAGGTCAAGTCTGATATTGCCGACTTCTACCACGCAAAGAAGGAAGCATGGCTGGCTGATCTGGATCTGGACCTCCTGCGGGAGATCGTGGATTCTCACAAGATCACCTTTGCACCGCTGCCCGTCTTCCCGCCGAGCCGTCGTGACGTGACCGTCATCGGTCCCTCGACACTCCCGGCAAGCGCCATCCGTCAGGCTATTGAAAATGCTGGCGTTTCCATTCTTGAATCCGTCGAACTGGTCGCCGAGTTCGTGCCGGAAGGGCAGGAAGAGGAAAGAAATCTTTCCTTCCGTCTCACCTACCGTCACCCGAGCAAGACCCTCAAGGACAAGCAGGTGGATAAGGAGCACAAGAAGGTGCTCGCCGCGCTTGAGAAGGATCTGCCGATTCGTTTCTAG
- the pheS gene encoding phenylalanine--tRNA ligase subunit alpha, protein MEGLDGLAQDCESRKGQACSLKELDDLRIEFLGRKGKLAQAMGQLGKLDKTDKPEGGKKANEIKQRITALIDSWEADLNAAEASKAMSQFDPSMPGRKPWAGSLHPVTLVMDEVCNVLTGLGFEHASGPEVENDWHNFEALNIPPEHPARDMQDTLYVSDNIVLRTHTSGMQIRSMLKQEPPVAVICPGKVYRRDSDLTHTPMFHQIEGLLVDKNVSMADLRGTLTVFVRQIFGAKTDVRFRPSFFPFTEPSAEVDISCVMCGGKGETGGKTCRVCKGTGWVEILGCGMVDPNVFKSVGYDPEVYTGFAFGLGIERIAMLKYNIGDLRMFFENDVRFLEQFA, encoded by the coding sequence TTGGAAGGACTCGACGGCCTGGCCCAGGATTGCGAATCTCGCAAGGGCCAGGCCTGTTCGTTGAAGGAACTGGACGATCTTCGTATCGAATTTCTCGGTCGCAAGGGCAAACTCGCGCAGGCCATGGGCCAGCTCGGCAAGCTCGACAAGACCGACAAGCCCGAAGGCGGGAAGAAGGCCAACGAGATCAAGCAGCGTATCACCGCGCTGATTGATTCCTGGGAAGCCGATCTGAACGCTGCCGAGGCAAGCAAGGCCATGAGCCAGTTCGATCCGTCCATGCCGGGGCGCAAGCCTTGGGCCGGTTCTCTGCATCCTGTGACACTGGTCATGGACGAAGTCTGTAACGTGCTCACCGGACTCGGTTTCGAGCACGCATCCGGACCCGAAGTGGAGAACGATTGGCACAACTTCGAAGCCCTTAATATTCCGCCCGAGCATCCGGCCCGCGACATGCAGGACACCCTGTACGTCTCGGACAACATCGTGCTGCGTACCCATACTTCGGGTATGCAGATTCGATCCATGCTCAAGCAGGAGCCTCCGGTGGCTGTCATTTGTCCCGGTAAGGTGTACCGCCGTGATTCCGACTTGACCCACACCCCCATGTTCCACCAGATCGAGGGGCTGTTGGTCGACAAGAACGTATCCATGGCTGACCTGCGCGGAACCCTGACCGTGTTCGTGCGGCAGATTTTCGGTGCCAAGACCGATGTCCGTTTCCGCCCGAGCTTCTTTCCCTTTACCGAGCCGAGCGCAGAGGTCGATATCTCCTGCGTCATGTGCGGCGGCAAGGGCGAGACCGGCGGCAAGACCTGCCGTGTCTGCAAAGGCACCGGCTGGGTCGAGATTCTGGGTTGCGGCATGGTTGATCCCAACGTTTTCAAATCCGTTGGCTACGATCCCGAAGTCTACACCGGCTTCGCTTTCGGCCTCGGTATCGAGCGCATCGCCATGCTCAAGTACAACATCGGCGACCTGCGTATGTTCTTTGAAAACGACGTCCGCTTTCTCGAACAGTTTGCATAG
- a CDS encoding AsmA family protein encodes MNKAVKFSMIGLGAAAALFVAALIFFAFTFDLNDYKARISEVVQDETGRTLKFDGDLSLSFFPKIGVELGALSLSNAEGFGKKPMVQTVSAHVSVRVLPLLSGQIQFDVLELDGLTLNLSRDKHGKSNWDDLVGHKDTGKAEAGEDDGGFSLDVDGVKLTNARLFWDDRKTDTKFILRGMNLVTGYSAEGTPFPVDINLDFECSKPEATGTLTLTGQSSLDLARRQYGHMETKIALAAKGADIPGGDVDASLDLQSMLLDFNTERAKITGLTVSAYGATVNMDGTLEGITDGLKKLAAKVDVPSFDAREALRQMGVTATETADPKVLTKVGGTADLIYTPGQLHVKALDAALDDTTISGRGRMKNNHGSQFYFARLALGAIDLDRYLPPDHEAKTGEAEKNGTDENVRIIDSELLRQLDLDVETTAEAVRIDGVWLKNVKAVSKARHGLVRLSPVSADLYGGKLSTGITVNAMTKYPKTDVIVGIDKVDVGALSQDALGDRSYEGLLNFNGAISCEGERLPVMLRSMNGKLSFHLANGVFPGVDLFSMAKKTHESKGKEGTVESSKTDSTKFGSISGTGVITAGILRNRDLAVKAPGLRADGNGSVALPTRKLDYLLKVKLVPTSEGQGGKDSDEMFGVMVPIRVAGTIENPRYWVSITEYVKALGGAVIGTAGSVIKGVTGAIFGIGKALDKSSGNKTKE; translated from the coding sequence ATGAACAAAGCGGTAAAATTCAGCATGATTGGACTCGGCGCCGCCGCGGCGCTTTTTGTTGCGGCCCTGATTTTTTTTGCCTTCACTTTTGATCTGAATGACTACAAGGCCCGCATTTCCGAGGTGGTTCAGGATGAAACCGGGCGGACGCTCAAGTTTGACGGTGATCTCTCGCTGTCGTTTTTCCCCAAAATCGGGGTTGAGCTTGGCGCGCTCAGTCTGAGCAATGCCGAGGGATTTGGCAAGAAGCCCATGGTGCAGACGGTTTCCGCCCATGTCTCGGTTCGGGTCCTGCCGCTTTTGTCCGGGCAGATTCAGTTTGACGTGCTTGAGCTGGACGGCCTGACCTTGAATCTGAGCCGTGATAAGCACGGCAAGAGCAACTGGGACGATCTGGTCGGGCACAAGGATACCGGCAAGGCGGAAGCGGGCGAGGATGACGGCGGTTTCTCTCTGGATGTTGACGGCGTGAAACTGACCAACGCCAGGCTTTTCTGGGATGACCGGAAAACGGATACCAAATTTATCCTGCGCGGCATGAATCTCGTTACCGGCTATAGCGCAGAGGGCACTCCTTTCCCCGTTGACATAAATCTCGATTTCGAATGCTCAAAGCCCGAGGCCACGGGCACCTTGACTCTGACAGGCCAGTCTTCCCTTGATTTGGCGCGTCGTCAGTACGGGCATATGGAAACGAAAATCGCTCTTGCAGCCAAGGGAGCAGATATCCCCGGCGGAGACGTGGACGCCAGTCTCGACTTGCAGTCCATGCTGCTGGATTTCAATACGGAACGCGCAAAGATCACCGGCCTGACGGTTTCGGCCTATGGCGCGACAGTCAATATGGACGGCACGCTTGAGGGGATCACGGACGGTTTGAAAAAGCTGGCCGCCAAGGTCGATGTCCCTTCCTTTGATGCGCGTGAGGCATTGCGACAGATGGGCGTTACCGCAACAGAGACCGCCGATCCCAAGGTTCTGACAAAGGTCGGCGGCACGGCGGACCTGATCTATACTCCGGGCCAGTTGCATGTGAAGGCTCTTGATGCAGCTCTCGATGATACAACGATTTCAGGCCGGGGGCGGATGAAGAACAATCACGGAAGTCAGTTCTATTTTGCCCGCCTTGCTCTTGGTGCCATTGATCTTGACCGTTACCTGCCGCCGGATCATGAAGCCAAGACCGGGGAGGCTGAAAAGAACGGGACAGATGAGAATGTCCGCATCATTGATTCCGAGTTGCTGCGTCAACTTGATCTGGATGTCGAGACCACGGCCGAAGCGGTTCGCATCGACGGTGTCTGGTTGAAGAATGTCAAGGCTGTTTCCAAGGCCCGACATGGGCTTGTCCGCCTCAGCCCCGTATCGGCTGACCTGTATGGCGGAAAGCTGTCCACTGGGATTACGGTCAATGCCATGACCAAGTATCCGAAGACCGACGTCATTGTCGGAATCGACAAAGTGGATGTGGGCGCTCTTTCGCAGGACGCGCTCGGTGACCGTTCCTATGAAGGGCTTCTCAATTTCAATGGTGCCATCAGTTGTGAAGGCGAGCGGCTGCCTGTCATGCTCCGAAGCATGAACGGCAAACTTTCCTTCCATCTTGCCAATGGCGTATTCCCCGGTGTGGACCTCTTTTCCATGGCCAAGAAGACGCACGAGAGCAAGGGCAAAGAGGGCACGGTTGAATCCTCAAAGACGGATTCCACCAAGTTCGGTTCTATTTCCGGCACCGGTGTCATCACCGCTGGCATCCTGCGTAACCGCGATCTGGCGGTCAAGGCTCCCGGTCTGCGCGCCGACGGCAACGGCTCGGTTGCGTTGCCGACCCGCAAGCTCGACTACCTGCTCAAGGTCAAGCTCGTCCCGACATCCGAAGGGCAGGGCGGCAAGGATTCTGACGAGATGTTCGGCGTCATGGTGCCCATCCGGGTCGCGGGAACCATTGAAAATCCCCGTTACTGGGTCAGCATCACCGAATACGTCAAGGCTCTGGGCGGAGCCGTCATCGGAACCGCAGGGAGCGTGATCAAAGGTGTCACCGGAGCCATCTTCGGCATCGGAAAGGCGCTCGACAAGAGTTCAGGCAATAAAACGAAAGAGTAG
- a CDS encoding tetratricopeptide repeat protein, whose translation MEHFDNLDDYIADLKSKLQDNPQCGNSHYNLGVAYLSRRDFVEAEQEFLEAVANSPKMAEAYVQLGGIAMQSGDLESCLNYNIQATQQRPFFAVPWGNIGFIKLQQGDTDKAEQALKKALKYDPEFLQAKATMSSLRITTGDYEEADKLLKDILDKAPNFGPAWNNKAIIDAHNEQWADAKVCIEKAKEFGFDVQEELEKEILENN comes from the coding sequence ATGGAACATTTTGATAATCTCGACGACTATATCGCCGACCTCAAGAGCAAGTTGCAGGACAATCCCCAGTGCGGCAACTCCCACTACAATCTGGGTGTGGCCTACCTGTCCCGCCGTGATTTCGTGGAAGCCGAACAGGAATTCCTCGAAGCGGTTGCCAACTCTCCGAAGATGGCGGAAGCCTATGTTCAGCTTGGCGGTATCGCCATGCAGAGCGGTGATCTGGAGAGCTGCCTGAACTACAATATTCAGGCTACTCAGCAGCGTCCGTTTTTCGCTGTGCCGTGGGGCAATATCGGTTTCATCAAGTTGCAGCAGGGCGACACCGACAAGGCCGAGCAGGCACTCAAGAAAGCTCTCAAGTATGATCCCGAGTTCCTTCAGGCCAAGGCAACCATGTCCAGCCTTCGCATCACCACCGGTGACTATGAGGAAGCGGACAAACTGCTCAAGGATATTCTCGACAAGGCTCCGAACTTCGGTCCCGCATGGAACAACAAGGCCATCATCGACGCACACAACGAGCAGTGGGCCGACGCAAAGGTCTGCATCGAGAAGGCCAAAGAGTTCGGCTTTGACGTTCAGGAAGAGCTGGAAAAGGAAATTCTCGAAAATAACTAG
- the rplT gene encoding 50S ribosomal protein L20 → MRVKRGVAAKRRHKKYLKMAKGYRGAGSRLYRTARERVEKALCNAYRDRKKKKREFRKLWIMRINAAARINGLSYSRLMNGLKLAGIELNRKVLADMAVRNPEVFAKVAEAAKAKLS, encoded by the coding sequence ATGAGAGTAAAACGTGGAGTCGCCGCCAAGAGGCGTCACAAAAAGTATCTGAAAATGGCCAAGGGTTACCGCGGAGCCGGTAGCCGCCTGTACCGCACCGCTCGTGAGCGCGTCGAGAAGGCTCTTTGCAATGCCTACCGCGACCGCAAGAAGAAGAAACGCGAGTTCAGGAAACTGTGGATCATGCGTATCAACGCCGCTGCCCGCATCAATGGTCTCTCTTATAGCCGCCTGATGAATGGCCTCAAGCTGGCCGGCATCGAGCTGAACCGCAAAGTCCTCGCCGACATGGCCGTACGCAACCCCGAAGTGTTCGCCAAGGTCGCCGAGGCCGCGAAAGCCAAGTTGAGCTAA
- a CDS encoding DVU0298 family protein: protein MSRFRRVKKDVRAILSAPDWQSRLSELEAWPPGEVVPPLFSLRLDRDENVRWRSVTAFGLTAGRMAAASMEKARVLMRTCMWHMNEESGNLGWGIPHFMAEAMVNDERIAKEFHKILASYIFCDEACDGNFLDHVELRRDVFWGLARLAESRPELVAHGERFLIVALDEEDPYNRAYAARTLGLIDAVEAREKIESIQDDATEIRTFRDGDVVDVTVGQLAGEALAALG, encoded by the coding sequence ATGTCTCGATTTCGTCGTGTAAAGAAGGATGTCCGTGCCATATTGTCTGCCCCTGACTGGCAGTCTCGTCTGTCCGAACTGGAAGCGTGGCCTCCGGGCGAGGTGGTGCCTCCGTTGTTTTCCCTGCGCCTGGACAGGGATGAGAATGTGCGTTGGCGTTCTGTCACCGCCTTTGGGCTGACCGCCGGACGCATGGCCGCCGCATCCATGGAAAAGGCCCGCGTACTTATGCGTACATGCATGTGGCACATGAACGAGGAGTCCGGAAACCTTGGCTGGGGAATTCCGCATTTCATGGCCGAGGCCATGGTCAATGACGAGCGAATTGCCAAGGAGTTCCACAAGATTCTTGCTTCCTATATTTTTTGCGATGAGGCGTGTGACGGCAACTTCCTCGATCATGTGGAGTTGCGCCGGGATGTGTTCTGGGGATTGGCGCGTCTGGCTGAGAGCCGCCCGGAACTGGTAGCGCATGGCGAACGATTTCTCATTGTCGCGCTGGATGAGGAGGACCCGTACAATCGCGCCTATGCCGCACGTACGCTCGGCCTGATCGATGCTGTCGAGGCTCGGGAGAAGATCGAGTCCATTCAAGACGACGCCACGGAAATCCGCACCTTCAGGGACGGAGATGTTGTTGATGTCACGGTAGGGCAGTTGGCTGGCGAGGCGCTCGCGGCCCTTGGTTGA
- the thrS gene encoding threonine--tRNA ligase, giving the protein MQIEVSGKQVELADGALCADALKEGLSKKQFKKVVTAKCGETMLDLTAAVPQTCTTLEPVFADSEEGLDVIRHSTAHLMAEAVKKLFPTAKVTIGPSIKDGFYYDFDYERPFTPEDLEAIEKEMLSSVGANKEFSCRTVSADEARKFFADMGEGYKGELIDDLGADEYSIYTHGDFADLCRGPHVARTGMLKAFKLLSVAGAYWRGDEKNKQLQRIYGTAWQDPKALKKHLNRLEEAKKRDHRKLGTQLDLFSTHEDVGGGMILWHPKGGLVRAILEDWERKEHLKRGYQIVQGPLILKRELWEKSGHYDNYRENMYFTEIDEQAYGIKPMNCLSHMLIYKRKIMSYRELPQRYFELGVVHRHEKSGVLHGLMRVRSFTQDDAHLICRKDQLQDEIVGVFNFVKDIMDMFGFEFDAEISTRPEKSVGTDEDWELATAALTEALESTGKEYTINEGDGAFYGPKIDIILKDSLERRWQCATIQCDFTLPERFDLVYVGEDGERHRPVMLHRVILGSIERFIGVLIEHFAGALPVWLAPVQARLLNVTDAQLDFMKEAESFLASKGIRVEADVRNEKLGYKVREAQVEKVPYMLVIGDKEVEAGCVNIRSRDGEDPGLMTLEEAAQLILDAAQEPFKRGGMSYSFSG; this is encoded by the coding sequence GTGCAGATTGAAGTCTCCGGCAAGCAGGTTGAATTGGCCGACGGCGCTTTGTGTGCCGATGCCCTGAAGGAGGGCCTGTCCAAGAAACAGTTCAAGAAGGTTGTCACTGCCAAGTGCGGCGAGACTATGCTTGATCTTACTGCCGCTGTTCCGCAGACCTGTACCACTCTCGAGCCCGTCTTCGCTGATAGCGAAGAGGGGCTGGACGTTATCCGTCACTCCACTGCTCACCTCATGGCCGAGGCTGTGAAAAAGCTGTTCCCTACCGCCAAGGTCACCATCGGTCCTTCCATCAAGGACGGGTTCTACTACGATTTCGACTACGAGCGTCCCTTTACCCCGGAAGACCTTGAGGCCATCGAAAAGGAAATGCTTTCCTCTGTCGGTGCCAACAAGGAGTTCTCCTGTCGCACCGTGAGTGCTGACGAGGCCCGGAAGTTCTTTGCCGACATGGGCGAGGGCTACAAGGGTGAGCTGATCGACGATCTCGGAGCGGACGAATACTCCATTTACACGCATGGCGATTTCGCTGACTTGTGCCGTGGCCCGCATGTGGCCCGCACCGGCATGCTCAAGGCCTTCAAGCTGCTCTCCGTTGCAGGTGCCTACTGGCGCGGCGACGAGAAGAACAAGCAGCTTCAGCGCATCTACGGGACCGCATGGCAGGATCCCAAGGCTTTGAAGAAGCACCTGAATCGTCTGGAAGAGGCCAAGAAGCGCGATCACCGCAAGCTCGGTACGCAGCTTGACCTGTTCTCCACTCACGAAGATGTGGGCGGCGGCATGATTCTCTGGCATCCCAAGGGCGGGCTGGTTCGGGCCATCCTCGAAGACTGGGAACGCAAGGAACACCTCAAGCGCGGCTACCAGATCGTGCAGGGTCCGCTTATCCTCAAGCGTGAACTGTGGGAGAAGTCCGGCCACTACGACAACTACCGTGAAAACATGTACTTCACGGAGATCGATGAGCAGGCATACGGCATCAAGCCCATGAACTGCCTGTCGCATATGCTGATCTACAAGCGCAAGATCATGAGCTACCGTGAACTGCCGCAGCGCTATTTCGAGCTGGGCGTGGTTCACCGTCATGAAAAGTCTGGCGTGCTGCACGGGCTGATGCGTGTGCGTTCCTTCACCCAGGATGATGCACACCTTATCTGCCGCAAGGATCAGTTGCAGGACGAAATCGTCGGTGTCTTCAATTTCGTCAAGGACATCATGGATATGTTCGGCTTCGAGTTCGATGCTGAAATCTCCACCCGTCCCGAGAAATCCGTGGGTACCGATGAGGACTGGGAGCTTGCCACTGCCGCGCTGACCGAGGCGCTGGAATCCACCGGCAAGGAATACACCATTAACGAGGGGGACGGCGCTTTTTACGGTCCCAAGATCGACATTATTCTCAAGGATTCCCTGGAACGCCGTTGGCAGTGCGCCACGATCCAGTGCGATTTTACCTTGCCAGAGCGCTTTGACTTGGTATATGTGGGCGAGGACGGTGAACGCCATCGCCCGGTCATGCTGCATCGGGTCATCCTCGGTTCCATCGAGAGATTCATTGGTGTACTCATCGAACATTTCGCCGGGGCTTTGCCTGTTTGGCTGGCTCCGGTTCAGGCGCGTCTGTTGAATGTGACGGATGCACAACTTGATTTTATGAAGGAGGCCGAGTCCTTCCTCGCGAGCAAGGGAATCCGTGTTGAGGCGGATGTTCGCAATGAAAAGCTCGGCTACAAGGTGCGGGAAGCTCAAGTCGAGAAGGTCCCGTACATGCTGGTAATCGGTGATAAAGAGGTTGAGGCCGGGTGCGTCAATATTCGTTCTCGTGACGGAGAAGACCCTGGCTTGATGACACTGGAGGAGGCTGCGCAGCTCATTTTGGATGCTGCTCAAGAGCCTTTCAAACGCGGAGGAATGAGCTATAGCTTTTCGGGGTAA
- a CDS encoding MerR family transcriptional regulator, with protein sequence MEDLQEFKRYKIGQAAKAIGVKTYVLRFWEGEFDEIDPIRTESGQRLYTEEHLEIIREIKRLLYDEGLTIDGAKKKLHSREHSDILHEVHDELLQIKKLLQR encoded by the coding sequence ATGGAAGATTTGCAGGAGTTCAAGCGATATAAGATTGGTCAGGCCGCCAAGGCGATCGGCGTCAAGACGTACGTTCTCCGGTTCTGGGAAGGGGAGTTTGATGAAATCGATCCCATTCGAACCGAGAGCGGCCAGCGTTTGTACACTGAGGAGCATCTGGAGATCATTCGCGAAATAAAGCGCCTGCTGTATGATGAAGGCCTGACCATCGACGGTGCCAAGAAAAAACTTCATAGCCGTGAACATTCCGATATTCTGCATGAAGTGCATGACGAACTGCTTCAAATAAAGAAACTGCTTCAGCGATAA
- the infC gene encoding translation initiation factor IF-3, whose translation MAFRGKYRRDQRKEDLVRRNERIRIPKVRVVDEDGEQLGVLDTRDALERAREKGLDLVEVAPNADPPVCKIMDYGKFKFQQKKKLQEAKKKQTVIKIKEVKFRPKTDEHDYQTKLKKIIKFLGGGDRCKVTVFFRGREIVHKDRGLMMLERVVEDTQDLAKVESRPMSEGRTMTMMLAPVKK comes from the coding sequence ATAGCTTTTCGGGGTAAATATCGTCGCGACCAGAGGAAGGAAGACCTGGTCAGGCGTAACGAACGGATTCGCATCCCCAAGGTGCGTGTGGTTGATGAGGACGGCGAACAGCTGGGCGTTCTTGACACTCGCGATGCGCTTGAGCGCGCTCGTGAAAAAGGACTTGACCTCGTCGAGGTCGCACCGAATGCCGATCCGCCGGTCTGTAAGATCATGGATTACGGAAAGTTCAAGTTCCAGCAGAAGAAAAAATTGCAGGAAGCCAAGAAGAAACAGACCGTCATCAAGATCAAGGAAGTCAAATTCCGGCCGAAGACCGATGAGCACGATTACCAGACGAAGCTCAAGAAAATTATCAAGTTCCTCGGTGGAGGCGATCGCTGCAAAGTGACCGTGTTCTTCCGCGGACGCGAAATCGTCCACAAGGACCGCGGGCTGATGATGCTCGAACGTGTCGTGGAGGATACGCAGGATCTCGCTAAAGTTGAGAGCAGGCCCATGTCAGAGGGACGGACGATGACAATGATGCTTGCTCCCGTTAAAAAATAG
- the rpmI gene encoding 50S ribosomal protein L35: MPKIKTRRAAAKRFSKTASGKFKRRRKNLRHILTKKNAKRKRRLGQSTTVDSTNMKAVRRQLPNG; encoded by the coding sequence ATGCCGAAGATCAAAACTCGTCGCGCAGCTGCCAAGCGGTTCTCCAAGACCGCATCCGGCAAGTTCAAGCGCCGTAGAAAGAACCTCAGGCACATCCTGACCAAGAAGAACGCCAAGCGCAAACGTCGCCTGGGCCAGTCCACCACCGTGGACAGCACCAATATGAAGGCCGTTCGTCGTCAGCTGCCCAACGGCTAA